In the Populus trichocarpa isolate Nisqually-1 chromosome 1, P.trichocarpa_v4.1, whole genome shotgun sequence genome, one interval contains:
- the LOC18094123 gene encoding uncharacterized protein LOC18094123 isoform X2: MGKEGELWDDSALINAFDDAMSKYKKMHGKKRIQDKSTDGGKFGGGTEDENASAITRVDESLDGTVKEADENSNVTSNTVTELEETENLAPAKLNNCVDSLGPEPYVDPSNGGVHAQTLSGLYSHGAEDYNQLLGQYYELEEKRQRILQQLNLHGGYNYQYPAEGSGSGGYWGTCSASQDQSVAATQASLSPLICSCCPYACHCSVAPCSSFSSCTFGGTSLGKACTDSSAMMNPGKSFPPIDDDIVKTAMDAAERAMSSMTMNTPVVNSDIEGNKAGNRKDNEGEITENTSSETDLTVVLNAWYSAGFYTGK, translated from the exons ATGGGGAAGGAAGGGGAATTGTGGGATGATTCAGCTCTCATCAACGCCTTCGACGATGCCATGTCCAAGTACAAG AAAATGCATGGAAAGAAAAGAATCCAGGATAAATCAACTGATGGAGGGAAATTTGGTGGCGGCACCGAGGATGAAAATGCCTCTGCTATTACTAGGGTCGATGAAAGTCTGGATGGGACTGTTAA ggAGGCAGATGAGAACAGCAATGTTACATCGAATACTGTCACAGAATTGGAAGAGACTGAAAACCTTGCACCGgccaaattaaataattgtgTAGATTCACTTGGACCTGAGCCATATGTAGATCCATCAAATGGTGGTGTTCACGCACAAACTCTCAGTGGTTTGTATTCACATGGTGCAGAAGATTATAACCAGTTACTCGGCCAGTACTATGAGCTTGAGGAGAAGAGGCAAAGGATTCTACAGCAACTTAATCTGCATGGTGGTTATAACTACCAATATCCTGCTGAAGGTTCAGGTTCTGGTGGTTATTGGGGAACCTGTTCTGCTTCTCAAGATCAGTCGGTTGCTGCAACCCAAGCTTCACTCTCCCCTCTCATCTGTTCTTGTTGCCCTTATGCTTGTCATTGTTCAGTGGCTCCATGCTCTTCATTCTCATCTTGTACTTTTGGTGGGACATCTCTTGGTAAAGCATGTACTGATTCTTCTGCCATGATGAACCCTGGAAAGTCTTTCCCTCCCATAGATGATGACATTGTGAAAACAGCAATGGATGCTGCAGAAAGAGCAATGTCATCCATGACAATGAATACTCCTGTTGTCAACTCCGATATAGAAG GCAATAAAGCTGGGAACAGGAAAGATAATGAAGGGGAAATAACTGAAAATACAAGCTCTGAAACGGATCTGACAGTTGTATTAAACGCTTGGTATTCTGCGGGCTTCTACACTGGGAA GTAG
- the LOC18094123 gene encoding uncharacterized protein LOC18094123 isoform X1: MGKEGELWDDSALINAFDDAMSKYKKMHGKKRIQDKSTDGGKFGGGTEDENASAITRVDESLDGTVKEADENSNVTSNTVTELEETENLAPAKLNNCVDSLGPEPYVDPSNGGVHAQTLSGLYSHGAEDYNQLLGQYYELEEKRQRILQQLNLHGGYNYQYPAEGSGSGGYWGTCSASQDQSVAATQASLSPLICSCCPYACHCSVAPCSSFSSCTFGGTSLGKACTDSSAMMNPGKSFPPIDDDIVKTAMDAAERAMSSMTMNTPVVNSDIEGNKAGNRKDNEGEITENTSSETDLTVVLNAWYSAGFYTGKYLTERSIAKKWHG; this comes from the exons ATGGGGAAGGAAGGGGAATTGTGGGATGATTCAGCTCTCATCAACGCCTTCGACGATGCCATGTCCAAGTACAAG AAAATGCATGGAAAGAAAAGAATCCAGGATAAATCAACTGATGGAGGGAAATTTGGTGGCGGCACCGAGGATGAAAATGCCTCTGCTATTACTAGGGTCGATGAAAGTCTGGATGGGACTGTTAA ggAGGCAGATGAGAACAGCAATGTTACATCGAATACTGTCACAGAATTGGAAGAGACTGAAAACCTTGCACCGgccaaattaaataattgtgTAGATTCACTTGGACCTGAGCCATATGTAGATCCATCAAATGGTGGTGTTCACGCACAAACTCTCAGTGGTTTGTATTCACATGGTGCAGAAGATTATAACCAGTTACTCGGCCAGTACTATGAGCTTGAGGAGAAGAGGCAAAGGATTCTACAGCAACTTAATCTGCATGGTGGTTATAACTACCAATATCCTGCTGAAGGTTCAGGTTCTGGTGGTTATTGGGGAACCTGTTCTGCTTCTCAAGATCAGTCGGTTGCTGCAACCCAAGCTTCACTCTCCCCTCTCATCTGTTCTTGTTGCCCTTATGCTTGTCATTGTTCAGTGGCTCCATGCTCTTCATTCTCATCTTGTACTTTTGGTGGGACATCTCTTGGTAAAGCATGTACTGATTCTTCTGCCATGATGAACCCTGGAAAGTCTTTCCCTCCCATAGATGATGACATTGTGAAAACAGCAATGGATGCTGCAGAAAGAGCAATGTCATCCATGACAATGAATACTCCTGTTGTCAACTCCGATATAGAAG GCAATAAAGCTGGGAACAGGAAAGATAATGAAGGGGAAATAACTGAAAATACAAGCTCTGAAACGGATCTGACAGTTGTATTAAACGCTTGGTATTCTGCGGGCTTCTACACTGGGAA GTATCTTACAGAGCGATCCATTGCAAAGAAATGGCATGGCTAA